From Miscanthus floridulus cultivar M001 chromosome 15, ASM1932011v1, whole genome shotgun sequence, the proteins below share one genomic window:
- the LOC136509446 gene encoding uncharacterized mitochondrial protein AtMg00810-like, which yields MAAHFRMRDLGALSNYLGIEVRQGKEALTLGQNVYALKLLERSSMAECKLCISDGGATEADEGQYRDEVHTRPDIAFVVGYVSRFMEDPKEDHWAAVKQLLRYIKRTVDQEIVFPKTGGNRLQLTVFSDAE from the exons atggcggctcattttcgaatgagaGATCTCGGTGCGCTTTCcaactacctcggcatcgaggtgagacaagggaaggaggcactcacgctcggtcagaacGTGTATGCCTTgaagctgttggagaggagcagcatggctgagtgcaagctgtgcatctccgatggaggagcgactgaagctgacgaaggccagtaccgcgacgaag ttcacacgaggccggacattgcgttcgtcgtgggctatgtcagtcgcttcatggaggaccccaaagaggatcactgggctgcagtGAAGCAGCTACTGCGCTACATCAAGAGGACGGTGGATCAGGAGATCGTCTTTCCCAAGACCGGCGGAAATAGActacagctcactgtgttcagcgatgcagaatGA